One Nitrospinota bacterium DNA segment encodes these proteins:
- a CDS encoding DNA-3-methyladenine glycosylase I — protein MADTLKRCPWPGDNRLMIEYHDNEWGVPVHDDRKHFEFLVLEGAQAGLSWLTILKRREGYRRAFADFDPEKVARFTAGKIKKLLDDPGIIRNKLKVAAAVGNAKCFLAVQKEFGSFNAYCWRFTGGRPIVNRWRSLGELPARTKESDAFSADLKKRGFKFVGSTIIYAHMQAAGMVNDHIITCRRHGELAAMAQNSFPR, from the coding sequence GATCGAGTACCATGACAATGAGTGGGGCGTGCCAGTTCATGACGACAGGAAGCACTTTGAGTTCCTTGTCCTGGAAGGGGCGCAGGCCGGGCTTAGCTGGCTGACGATCCTTAAAAGAAGGGAAGGGTACCGCAGGGCCTTTGCGGACTTTGATCCTGAAAAGGTGGCCAGGTTCACCGCCGGGAAGATAAAAAAGCTTCTGGACGATCCGGGGATCATACGCAATAAGCTCAAGGTGGCGGCGGCGGTGGGCAACGCTAAATGCTTTCTGGCCGTCCAAAAGGAGTTCGGAAGTTTTAACGCCTATTGCTGGCGGTTCACCGGGGGCAGGCCGATAGTCAACCGCTGGAGGAGCTTGGGCGAACTTCCGGCGCGCACAAAAGAGTCGGACGCTTTTTCCGCCGACCTGAAAAAACGCGGATTCAAGTTTGTGGGATCAACGATTATCTACGCGCACATGCAGGCGGCAGGCATGGTCAACGACCATATTATCACTTGCCGCCGCCATGGCGAATTGGCGGCCATGGCGCAAAACAGCTTCCCGCGATAG